The Caretta caretta isolate rCarCar2 chromosome 5, rCarCar1.hap1, whole genome shotgun sequence genome contains a region encoding:
- the AK6 gene encoding adenylate kinase isoenzyme 6 isoform X2, with product MRRPNILLTGTPGVGKTTLGKELAGRVGATYVNVGDLAKEGELYEGFDEEYECPILDEDRVIDELEDKMNEGGVIVDYHGCDFFPERWFHIVFVLRTENSFLYDRLESRGYKGKKLQDNIQCEIFQTIYEEAMSSYKEEIVHQLPSNTPEDLERNLDQIIQWIEQWMKDNN from the exons ATGCGGCGGCCCAACATCCTGCTCACGG GTACTCCTGGTGTAGGGAAGACTACACTGGGCAAAGAGCTTGCAGGAAGAGTAGGGGCAACATATGTTAATGTGGGTGATTTGGCAAAAGAAG GGGAATTATATGAAGGCTTTGATGAGGAATATGAATGCCCAATTTTGGATGAAGACCGA GTAATTGATGAACTAGAAGACAAAATGAATGAAGGTGGAGTTATTGTTGATTATCATGGCTGTGACTTCTTCCCAGAACGCTGGTTTCATATAGTATTTGTACTTCGCACTGAAAACTCATTTCTGTACGACAGACTTGAAAGCAG AGGGTACAAAGGGAAAAAACTACAGGACAACATTCAATGTGAGATTTTTCAGACTATTTATGAAGAGGCAATGTCATCTTATAAGGAAGAAATTGTACACCAGTTGCCTAGTAACACGCCAGAGGACCTGGAGCGGAATTTAGATCAGATTATACAGTGGATTGAGCAGTGGATGAAAGACAACAACTGA
- the AK6 gene encoding adenylate kinase isoenzyme 6 isoform X1, which produces MTNEGTRYFQIWSGGQRVLSVCVIPLPVTDQGCKPSNFCKVRELYEGFDEEYECPILDEDRVIDELEDKMNEGGVIVDYHGCDFFPERWFHIVFVLRTENSFLYDRLESRGYKGKKLQDNIQCEIFQTIYEEAMSSYKEEIVHQLPSNTPEDLERNLDQIIQWIEQWMKDNN; this is translated from the exons atgaccaatgaggggacaagatactttcaaatctggagtgggggacaaagggttttgtcAGTCTGCGTGATACCTTTGCCGgtaacagatcaaggatgcaagccttccaacttctgtaaagtta GGGAATTATATGAAGGCTTTGATGAGGAATATGAATGCCCAATTTTGGATGAAGACCGA GTAATTGATGAACTAGAAGACAAAATGAATGAAGGTGGAGTTATTGTTGATTATCATGGCTGTGACTTCTTCCCAGAACGCTGGTTTCATATAGTATTTGTACTTCGCACTGAAAACTCATTTCTGTACGACAGACTTGAAAGCAG AGGGTACAAAGGGAAAAAACTACAGGACAACATTCAATGTGAGATTTTTCAGACTATTTATGAAGAGGCAATGTCATCTTATAAGGAAGAAATTGTACACCAGTTGCCTAGTAACACGCCAGAGGACCTGGAGCGGAATTTAGATCAGATTATACAGTGGATTGAGCAGTGGATGAAAGACAACAACTGA